In Candidatus Thermoplasmatota archaeon, the sequence GTCTCGTGGTCTCTCAGAACGAGCGCTTGCTGCTACATCTCTCGGACCTCGACAGATTCAGGGATGATGCCGAAGTCCCCATGGCTGCGAGCCAGGAGGGGATCGCTCAGAGGCTTCAGATACAGGTGCACAACGCATCGAGGGCGTTGTCGTCCCTTCAGAGCGAGGGGCTGGTGACCGATAGGCTCGCTCATGTCCGCGGCGCTCCGAGGAGACGGAGAGCATACTTCTTGACTGAGAATGGCAGGCAGGTCGCTCAGGCCATTCGTGCGGATGTCTCGAAGCGGTCGGTGGTGTTGGAGCATGATGGAAAGGTTCAGGAGCTCCCGCTCGAGGAGGCTATTAGACGAGCATCCTCTCTCGCCGGGATGACCCCCAGCCTCACTGAAATGATAGATCTAGCCCGGTCGAACGATGTGCTCGTTTTGGAGAACCTGAAGAGACCGCGTGATGCTCCATCATCGTCGGAGTTCATAGTCAGGGCGCACGGAAGGCCTAGGGTGGAATCCTTCTTCGGCCGGGAGGCTGAACGAGAAACCATCTCGAACGCCCTCGCGGGAAAGGACACATGGGTCATCCTGATCTGGGGCATGCCGGGGATAGGAAAGAGCACGCTGGCGTCGAAGCTGTTCGATGAGCTGTCCGGGAAGAGATCGATGTTCTGGTACTCGTTCCGCGAATGGGACACTGAAGCGTCATTCGTCAGTGCGCTCATTGATTTCCTGACTGCTACTGGTAGGAACAACGTTGCAGCCGCCGCGAAGCGCGGTGGTCCAGTCACGGAGCTTTTCGTTCCTCTCGTGAACGACCTCTCAGGCGTTGAACTCATGCTCTTTCTGGACGATGTCCAGAAACCCATGAAGCAGTCGATGGCGATCTTCCCTGTCCTCTTGGAGGCTGCTCGGACGGCCAGGACCAGTAAGCTGTTCCTCATGTCCCGCTCGACCCCTTCGTTCTTCTCCAAGACCGATTCAGGAAACCTCGCGATCGAGCTTTCTGGCCTGGATAGGGACTCCGCATGGAAGATGGCCCAGAGCTTGAATGCCCACGACACCGTGCGCTTGATAGATGCGAGCCACGGCCATCCGCTGCTCATCAATCTGATGGCCAGAGGCACTGTCGGAGAGTCGAAGGGCGATGTTGCGAGCTTCATCGAGCGCGAAGTCTACTCGACCATCTCAGACCAGGAGCGTGGCGTCCTTGAGCTCCTCTCGATCTTCAGGCACCCAGTCCCGCTCGAGGCTATCGACAAAGTCGATTACACAGTCTTGTCTGGGCTGAGGCAGCGCGCCCTCCTGATGGAACAAGAGGACGGGATATGGACTCACGACCTTCTGAGAGAGTTCTTCTCGTCGAGGCCGACTGCGGCTGCAAAGGCGATCTTGCATCGCAGGGCAGCCACGTACTGCGAAGGTCGGCACGATATCGAGTGGAGGCTCGAGACTCTTTACCACTCCGTTGAGGCGGGCGACTGGGAATTTGCACGGTTGATATCACTATCGAACGCTCAGGAGCTCGCGAAGGAGTTCCCAGAGGAGACGCTTTCGCTCGTCTCCAGGATTCCGCGGGGCTCGAGCACTCCAAGAGATTATGCTGAATTGCTCTTTATGCGCGGCCAGCTGCAAGAGTCCCTAGGACATGCTGACCAGGCGCTCGTTGATTTCGAGGAGAGCCTTTCTCTCCTTTCGGCAGAGGGCGATGCCGACAAGAGGGCGCTCGTCCTAGAAACGGTCGCCAAGCTGCAGTCGCAGGTTGAGCGATTGTTTGAGTCTCTTTCCGCACACGAGAAAGCCCTG encodes:
- a CDS encoding ATP-binding protein produces the protein MARLVVSQNERLLLHLSDLDRFRDDAEVPMAASQEGIAQRLQIQVHNASRALSSLQSEGLVTDRLAHVRGAPRRRRAYFLTENGRQVAQAIRADVSKRSVVLEHDGKVQELPLEEAIRRASSLAGMTPSLTEMIDLARSNDVLVLENLKRPRDAPSSSEFIVRAHGRPRVESFFGREAERETISNALAGKDTWVILIWGMPGIGKSTLASKLFDELSGKRSMFWYSFREWDTEASFVSALIDFLTATGRNNVAAAAKRGGPVTELFVPLVNDLSGVELMLFLDDVQKPMKQSMAIFPVLLEAARTARTSKLFLMSRSTPSFFSKTDSGNLAIELSGLDRDSAWKMAQSLNAHDTVRLIDASHGHPLLINLMARGTVGESKGDVASFIEREVYSTISDQERGVLELLSIFRHPVPLEAIDKVDYTVLSGLRQRALLMEQEDGIWTHDLLREFFSSRPTAAAKAILHRRAATYCEGRHDIEWRLETLYHSVEAGDWEFARLISLSNAQELAKEFPEETLSLVSRIPRGSSTPRDYAELLFMRGQLQESLGHADQALVDFEESLSLLSAEGDADKRALVLETVAKLQSQVERLFESLSAHEKALRLYEGSGDKEGQAREWMNIGGVYRKRGDYPKARDAYSKALSLATMEEDRPAQAACMNNLAMLDWDEGRLRDAEMRLKESVKLAHAVRDHAGEARSLENLAELYRVQLKLGDTTNLLLESSEAFRRAGEIVEFKRLQAACAASLGEQGRYSEGIALCSRVLERPELKRRKGLFQKSPRHDKGDVALSGTLIDLMRGSGNLKGAQRELARYTSMADELGDSNAVAKGKLLRALVHEDSGDLDSAAHSLGEAEVLLRATGNSEGLIAVHMRRGTVEEKRGNDPEAANHYQEAARHAETVNNNYALELALENLDSVKKRPT